The following proteins are co-located in the Microbacterium immunditiarum genome:
- a CDS encoding GNAT family N-acetyltransferase, which produces MPTSTDELTVTRDDGAGRYEIHVGDVLAGFTLFQPTPNGELIFPHTEIDPAFSGRGLGKVLVSEALADVARRGERIIPLCPFVRRYLRENHVEGLDVDWSVAGGRDDQAGR; this is translated from the coding sequence ATGCCCACCTCCACTGATGAGCTCACCGTCACAAGAGACGACGGGGCCGGCCGCTACGAGATCCACGTCGGCGACGTGCTCGCCGGCTTCACTCTCTTCCAGCCGACCCCCAACGGCGAGCTGATCTTCCCCCACACCGAGATCGACCCGGCCTTCTCGGGCCGCGGACTCGGAAAGGTGCTCGTGTCGGAGGCGCTCGCCGACGTCGCACGTCGCGGCGAGCGGATCATCCCGCTGTGCCCGTTCGTGCGCCGGTATCTGCGCGAGAACCACGTCGAGGGGCTCGACGTCGACTGGTCCGTCGCCGGAGGCAGGGATGACCAGGCTGGACGCTGA
- a CDS encoding S8 family serine peptidase: MGRTPFRAVTAITLAALFAGTATTAAYASPEEVPPLVPAESPTGTYIVVLAEDPVASYDGGEAGLAPTKPDEGEELDTRSNAAKKYAAFLEKRQEEVASEVGADPKATYQVALNGFSAKLSPEQVGQLTASKDVVGVYPEQIFHPDAVSSTEFLGLEGPGGVWEAVGGTDAAGQGVVVGVVDTGIAPENPSFAGDPLGTIPSADTPYLAGNNVVFEKADGGTFSSARVTGQQWSNDAYSTKLVGGKYFSTGAAAAGFDFTYDYLSPRDGDGHGSHTASTAAGNNGVPASIAGVDFGAISGVAPAAKVAMYKACFVGPDPLVTTDDICAGSDLLNAIDAAVDDGVDVINFSIGGGTAVSSWEPIDQMFFNAGLAGVFVAVSAGNAGPAPTTADHASPWYTTVAASTIPTYEGTVELGDGQQFAGVSVTVPFDGTVTGSAIYSGDAAATGVPVENARLCFLDSLDPAKVAGKIVVCDRGTNARVEKSQEVADKGGVGMVLVNVTPGSLDNDFHSVPTVHIDAQYRNAVLSYVTGTTDAVVTLHPSNLTDVVTPTPQIAGFSSRGPMIAEDGDIIKPDIAAPGVAILAAAHNAEGADPTFEFKSGTSMASPHIAGLAALYLGVHPNATPGEIKSAMMTTAYDTVDAGGADVTDPFAQGAGHVDPTRFFDPGLLYLNGPLDWAAYVEGIGGYDWAGVEPIDPSDLNIASIGIGTLAGPQTVTRTLTSTRAGTYTAEVDFPGFDVTVEPSTLTFGAAGESQDASITIARSDAPVDEWSTGFLTWVGADGTTVRSPMAAKPASVDAPDAASGTGITGSTDITVESWLEGEVQLGVAGLAPVRLLKDPDNDVPGHSGDENSAPVDDPTQARQILWIETIEPGTRLAQWTLDSSDDAGSDLDLYVYRVVSPTDLRYYERFLSASASADEQVTLDNPTAGTYAIVADLYATPNPMTWDLTSAIVGPNGEGSFTATPNPLPLSFGQEATFTVSWTGLQPDTTYLGVIGYGASPVRTLVTVESGAAAPVAKSAPTITGAAKVGSTLKAKPGTWEPKGVTFEYQWLRNGEPIDGATGTQYKVTSTDVGTALSVRVTATEAGNPNAGTAVSKEVFVKDKSRTTVSMNRYLGTTSHSYAVTVGVTAGGASAEGTVNVWVDTKKYTGTLADGSVTFNLPKQKKGVHVVIAEYVGTDTVEASASVSGFIVLK; the protein is encoded by the coding sequence ATGGGCCGGACCCCCTTCAGAGCAGTGACGGCGATAACCCTCGCCGCGCTGTTCGCCGGTACTGCGACGACAGCCGCCTACGCGAGTCCAGAGGAGGTGCCCCCACTCGTGCCGGCGGAATCGCCGACCGGCACGTACATCGTGGTCCTCGCGGAGGATCCCGTCGCCTCGTACGACGGCGGGGAAGCAGGCCTCGCTCCGACCAAGCCCGACGAGGGCGAAGAGCTCGACACGCGCTCGAACGCCGCGAAGAAGTACGCGGCCTTCCTCGAGAAGCGCCAGGAGGAGGTTGCGTCCGAGGTCGGCGCCGACCCGAAGGCGACCTACCAGGTGGCCTTGAACGGCTTCAGCGCCAAGCTGTCGCCCGAGCAGGTCGGTCAGCTCACGGCGAGCAAGGACGTCGTGGGCGTCTATCCCGAGCAGATCTTCCACCCTGACGCCGTGTCGTCGACCGAGTTCCTGGGCCTTGAAGGACCCGGCGGTGTGTGGGAGGCCGTGGGCGGAACGGATGCCGCGGGCCAGGGCGTCGTCGTCGGCGTCGTCGACACCGGCATCGCACCCGAGAACCCCTCGTTCGCGGGCGACCCGCTCGGCACGATCCCGTCGGCCGACACCCCGTATCTCGCCGGCAACAACGTCGTGTTCGAGAAGGCCGACGGCGGAACCTTCAGCAGCGCCCGAGTCACAGGTCAGCAGTGGTCGAACGACGCGTACTCGACGAAGCTCGTCGGCGGGAAGTACTTCTCGACCGGCGCCGCGGCCGCGGGCTTCGACTTCACGTACGACTACCTGTCGCCGCGTGACGGCGACGGCCATGGCTCGCACACCGCGAGCACGGCCGCCGGCAACAACGGCGTCCCCGCCTCGATCGCGGGCGTCGACTTCGGTGCCATCTCGGGTGTCGCGCCGGCCGCCAAGGTCGCGATGTACAAGGCGTGCTTCGTCGGGCCCGACCCGCTCGTGACGACCGATGACATCTGCGCCGGCAGCGACCTGCTCAACGCGATCGACGCCGCGGTCGACGACGGCGTCGACGTCATCAACTTCTCGATCGGCGGCGGCACGGCCGTCTCGTCGTGGGAGCCGATCGACCAGATGTTCTTCAACGCGGGTCTTGCGGGCGTCTTCGTGGCCGTGAGCGCCGGAAACGCCGGTCCCGCTCCGACGACGGCCGACCACGCGTCGCCGTGGTACACGACGGTCGCCGCGTCGACCATCCCGACGTACGAGGGCACCGTCGAGCTCGGCGACGGCCAGCAGTTCGCGGGCGTCTCGGTGACGGTGCCGTTCGACGGGACGGTGACCGGCTCCGCGATCTACTCGGGCGACGCAGCGGCGACGGGTGTGCCGGTCGAGAACGCACGACTGTGCTTCCTCGACTCGCTCGACCCGGCCAAGGTCGCGGGCAAGATCGTGGTCTGCGACCGCGGCACCAACGCCCGCGTCGAGAAGTCGCAGGAGGTCGCCGACAAGGGCGGCGTCGGCATGGTGCTCGTGAACGTCACGCCGGGCTCGCTCGACAACGACTTCCACTCGGTGCCGACCGTGCACATCGACGCGCAGTACCGCAACGCGGTCCTCTCGTACGTGACCGGCACGACCGACGCGGTCGTGACGCTGCACCCGAGCAACCTGACCGACGTCGTCACGCCGACACCGCAGATCGCGGGCTTCTCGAGCCGCGGCCCGATGATCGCCGAGGACGGCGACATCATCAAGCCCGACATCGCGGCCCCGGGTGTCGCGATCCTCGCGGCAGCCCACAACGCGGAGGGCGCCGACCCGACGTTCGAGTTCAAGTCGGGTACGTCGATGGCATCGCCGCACATCGCGGGTCTCGCCGCGCTGTACCTCGGGGTGCACCCGAACGCGACGCCGGGCGAGATCAAGTCGGCGATGATGACCACCGCCTACGACACGGTCGACGCCGGCGGTGCCGACGTGACCGACCCGTTCGCGCAGGGCGCGGGCCACGTCGACCCGACGCGGTTCTTCGACCCGGGTCTGCTGTACCTCAACGGGCCGCTCGACTGGGCCGCGTACGTGGAGGGCATCGGCGGGTACGACTGGGCCGGCGTCGAGCCGATCGACCCGAGCGACCTGAACATCGCCTCGATCGGCATCGGCACGCTCGCCGGGCCGCAGACCGTGACGCGCACGCTCACCTCGACGCGTGCCGGCACCTACACGGCGGAGGTGGACTTCCCCGGATTCGACGTGACCGTCGAGCCGTCGACGCTCACCTTCGGCGCGGCCGGCGAGTCGCAGGACGCCTCGATCACGATCGCCCGCAGCGACGCCCCCGTCGACGAGTGGTCGACCGGCTTCCTGACGTGGGTGGGCGCTGACGGCACCACCGTGCGGTCGCCGATGGCGGCGAAGCCGGCTTCGGTCGACGCGCCCGACGCGGCGAGCGGCACCGGCATCACCGGCAGCACCGACATCACGGTCGAGTCGTGGCTCGAGGGTGAAGTCCAGCTCGGCGTCGCGGGCCTCGCGCCGGTGCGTCTGCTGAAGGACCCCGACAACGACGTGCCCGGCCACTCGGGTGACGAGAACTCCGCACCGGTCGACGACCCGACCCAGGCTCGTCAGATCCTCTGGATCGAGACGATCGAGCCCGGTACGCGACTCGCCCAGTGGACGCTCGACTCGTCGGACGACGCGGGCAGCGACCTCGACCTGTACGTCTACCGCGTCGTGAGCCCGACCGACCTTCGCTACTACGAGCGATTCCTGTCGGCTTCGGCGTCGGCCGACGAGCAGGTGACGCTCGACAACCCGACCGCGGGAACGTACGCGATCGTGGCGGACCTGTACGCGACGCCGAACCCGATGACGTGGGACCTCACCTCGGCGATCGTCGGCCCGAACGGCGAGGGGTCGTTCACCGCGACGCCCAACCCGCTCCCGCTGTCGTTCGGGCAGGAGGCGACGTTCACGGTCTCGTGGACCGGCCTGCAGCCCGACACGACGTACCTCGGCGTCATCGGCTACGGCGCGTCGCCGGTGCGCACGCTCGTGACGGTCGAGTCGGGTGCGGCGGCTCCTGTCGCCAAGTCCGCGCCGACGATCACGGGTGCCGCGAAGGTCGGCAGCACGCTCAAGGCGAAGCCGGGCACGTGGGAACCGAAGGGCGTCACCTTCGAGTACCAGTGGCTGCGCAACGGCGAACCCATCGACGGCGCGACGGGCACGCAGTACAAGGTGACCTCGACGGACGTCGGCACGGCGCTCTCGGTGCGGGTCACCGCCACCGAGGCGGGCAACCCGAACGCCGGCACCGCCGTCAGCAAGGAAGTGTTCGTCAAGGACAAGTCCCGCACGACGGTCTCGATGAACCGCTATCTCGGCACCACGTCGCACAGCTACGCGGTGACGGTCGGTGTCACGGCGGGCGGCGCTTCGGCCGAGGGCACGGTGAACGTGTGGGTCGACACGAAGAAGTACACGGGCACCCTCGCGGACGGCTCGGTCACCTTCAACCTGCCGAAGCAGAAGAAGGGCGTCCACGTCGTCATTGCCGAGTACGTCGGCACTGACACCGTCGAGGCATCCGCGAGCGTCTCGGGCTTCATCGTCCTGAAGTAG
- a CDS encoding pirin family protein, whose protein sequence is MTRLDADASVAEAEAPLRHHEPDAATGGPRALLLESREVPLGGVRAMHVRRSLPQRDLPLVGAWCFLDRFGPQTTRMRVEPHPHIGLQTVTWPFAGDVRHRDSVGSDVVVRRGALNLMTSGEGIAHSEYSVGEGPIPLDALQLWVALPESRRHGAPDFERHEDLPELTLDALEGAAGSAIVVLGELAGVRSPATVHTPIVGAEVRVPAGSRVRIPLRPDWEYALVGIDGVADAAAEASATTPLDDSHLLYFGTGRDVIEVSSATGATMFVLGGEPFEDDVVMWWNFVGRSHEEIAEAREAWEAGSARFGRVVDHGDERIPAPPLPAVRLTRRRRRV, encoded by the coding sequence ATGACCAGGCTGGACGCTGACGCGTCCGTCGCCGAGGCGGAGGCCCCGCTTCGACACCATGAGCCGGATGCCGCCACCGGCGGTCCCCGCGCTCTCCTGCTCGAATCGCGCGAAGTGCCGCTCGGCGGCGTCCGCGCGATGCACGTGCGACGCTCGCTTCCGCAGCGCGACCTTCCGCTCGTCGGCGCGTGGTGCTTCCTCGACCGGTTCGGGCCGCAGACGACGCGCATGCGCGTCGAGCCGCATCCGCACATCGGCCTGCAGACGGTGACGTGGCCGTTCGCGGGCGACGTGCGCCACCGGGACTCGGTCGGCAGTGACGTCGTCGTCCGCCGCGGCGCGCTCAACCTGATGACGAGCGGTGAGGGCATCGCGCACTCGGAGTACTCCGTCGGCGAGGGCCCGATTCCGCTGGACGCGCTGCAGCTGTGGGTCGCCCTCCCCGAGTCGCGCCGTCACGGCGCTCCGGACTTCGAGCGGCACGAGGACCTCCCCGAGCTCACCCTCGATGCGCTCGAGGGCGCCGCGGGTTCGGCGATCGTCGTGCTCGGCGAGCTCGCGGGGGTCCGCTCGCCCGCCACCGTCCACACGCCGATCGTCGGAGCCGAGGTGCGCGTGCCCGCGGGCTCACGTGTGCGCATCCCCCTGCGGCCGGATTGGGAGTACGCCCTGGTGGGCATCGACGGCGTCGCGGATGCCGCGGCCGAGGCATCCGCGACGACCCCCCTCGACGACTCACACCTGCTCTACTTCGGAACCGGCCGCGACGTCATCGAGGTGAGCAGCGCGACGGGTGCCACGATGTTCGTGCTCGGCGGCGAGCCCTTCGAGGACGACGTCGTCATGTGGTGGAACTTCGTCGGCCGCAGCCACGAGGAGATCGCCGAGGCCCGAGAGGCCTGGGAGGCCGGGTCGGCCCGCTTCGGCCGCGTCGTCGACCACGGCGACGAGCGGATTCCGGCTCCGCCCCTTCCCGCCGTGCGGCTCACTCGCCGGCGCCGGCGAGTCTGA
- a CDS encoding DEAD/DEAH box helicase — MVSTHPGGDSAAGLLDLVPAGADEDTAYTGFVAWAQSRGFTLYPAQDEAVIEIVSGANVVLSTPTGTGKSLVAIAAHAMCLARGGRTYYTAPIKALVSEKFFALVDIFGAANVGMVTGDSSVNPDAPIVCCTAEILANLALRQGPDAGVDQVVMDEFHYYGDPERGLAWQVPLLLLPRAQFVLMSATLGDVTAIADDLTRRTGRPTARINGVERPVPLHFSYERTPVHEVLERLLEQGEAPVYIVHFSQAAAVERAQALASVRVSTREQRDAIAEAIGGFRFTTGFGKTLSRLVRAGIGVHHAGMLPRYRRLVETLAQRGLLRVICGTDTLGVGINVPIRTVVITALSKYDGTRMRQLTAREFHQVAGRAGRAGYDPYGNVVVMAPEWEIENAVALAKAGDDPAKRKKIVRKKAPTGVVNWGEGSFERLVEASPEPLVPQLQLTAAMLINVIARGGDAFANVRSLVFDNHQTRSQQYALARRALAIFRTLKAAGVVVADGGGIRLTVDLQPNFALNQPLSPFALAAIELLDPTDAPGAAGTGHYALDVVSVIEATLDDPRAVLAQQEFKARGEAVAAMKQEGLDYDERMALLEDVTYPKPLAELLQQAFEVFASSQPWVRDFELSPKSVVRDMFVRALSFGEFVSFYQLGRSEGLVLRYLSDAYRAIRQTVPVDAQTPELVDVIEWLGELVRQVDSSLVDEWSALIAPPDDPDAPIVPPAPPSVLTNRRAFVVLVRNELFRRVQLAALQRDDELVELDPDVDWPAALDRYYDEHDEILTGGPARSPRLVTIDDADAAASGVWRVEQTIDDPDGNHDWRIRAVVDLGASEEEGTAVVRVTEVARL, encoded by the coding sequence ATGGTCTCGACTCACCCCGGCGGGGATTCGGCCGCCGGGCTGCTCGACCTCGTGCCTGCCGGCGCGGATGAGGACACGGCGTACACGGGCTTCGTCGCGTGGGCGCAGTCGCGCGGCTTCACGCTGTACCCCGCGCAGGACGAGGCCGTCATCGAGATCGTCTCCGGGGCGAACGTCGTGCTCTCGACGCCGACCGGAACGGGCAAGTCGCTCGTCGCGATCGCGGCGCACGCGATGTGCCTCGCGCGCGGCGGCCGCACGTACTACACCGCCCCGATCAAGGCGCTCGTGAGCGAGAAGTTCTTCGCGCTCGTCGACATCTTCGGCGCGGCGAACGTGGGCATGGTCACAGGCGACTCGTCTGTGAACCCGGATGCTCCGATCGTGTGCTGCACGGCCGAGATCCTCGCGAATCTCGCGCTGCGGCAGGGGCCTGATGCGGGCGTGGACCAGGTCGTGATGGACGAGTTCCACTACTACGGCGACCCCGAGCGCGGATTGGCGTGGCAGGTGCCGTTGCTGCTCCTTCCGCGCGCGCAGTTCGTGCTCATGTCGGCGACCCTCGGTGACGTCACCGCGATCGCCGACGACCTCACGCGCCGCACCGGCCGCCCCACCGCGCGCATCAACGGCGTCGAGCGCCCGGTGCCGCTGCACTTCTCGTACGAGCGCACGCCCGTGCACGAGGTGCTCGAGCGGCTGCTCGAGCAGGGTGAGGCACCTGTCTACATCGTCCACTTCTCGCAGGCGGCGGCGGTCGAACGGGCGCAGGCGCTCGCGTCGGTGCGGGTCTCGACGCGCGAGCAGCGCGACGCGATCGCCGAGGCGATCGGCGGCTTCCGCTTCACGACCGGCTTCGGCAAGACGCTCTCGCGGCTCGTGCGCGCGGGGATCGGCGTGCACCACGCGGGCATGCTGCCGCGCTATCGGCGGCTCGTCGAGACGCTCGCGCAGCGCGGTCTCCTGCGCGTGATCTGCGGCACCGACACGCTCGGGGTCGGCATCAACGTGCCGATCCGCACGGTCGTGATCACGGCGCTGTCGAAGTACGACGGAACACGGATGCGCCAGCTCACCGCGCGCGAGTTCCATCAGGTCGCGGGGCGGGCGGGTCGTGCGGGGTACGACCCCTACGGCAACGTCGTCGTGATGGCGCCCGAGTGGGAGATCGAGAACGCCGTCGCGCTCGCGAAGGCCGGTGACGACCCCGCCAAGCGCAAGAAGATCGTGCGCAAGAAGGCGCCGACGGGCGTCGTGAACTGGGGCGAGGGATCGTTCGAGCGCCTCGTCGAGGCGTCGCCGGAGCCGCTCGTGCCGCAGCTGCAGCTGACGGCGGCCATGCTCATCAACGTGATCGCGCGCGGCGGCGACGCGTTCGCGAACGTGCGATCGCTCGTGTTCGACAACCACCAGACACGCTCGCAGCAGTACGCTCTCGCGCGGCGCGCGCTCGCGATCTTCCGCACGCTGAAGGCCGCAGGCGTCGTGGTGGCCGATGGCGGCGGCATCCGTCTCACCGTCGACCTGCAGCCCAACTTCGCGCTGAACCAGCCGCTGTCGCCGTTCGCGCTCGCCGCGATCGAGCTGCTGGACCCGACGGATGCCCCGGGCGCCGCCGGCACCGGACACTATGCCCTCGACGTCGTGAGCGTCATCGAGGCGACCCTCGACGACCCGCGCGCGGTGCTCGCGCAGCAGGAGTTCAAGGCCCGCGGTGAGGCGGTGGCCGCGATGAAGCAGGAGGGGCTCGACTACGACGAGCGCATGGCCCTGCTGGAAGACGTGACGTATCCGAAGCCGCTCGCGGAGCTGCTGCAGCAGGCGTTCGAGGTGTTCGCGTCGAGCCAGCCGTGGGTGCGCGACTTCGAGCTGTCGCCGAAGTCGGTCGTGCGCGACATGTTCGTGCGCGCGCTGTCGTTCGGGGAGTTCGTCTCGTTCTACCAGCTCGGCCGCAGCGAGGGCCTCGTGCTGCGGTACCTGAGCGACGCGTACCGCGCGATTCGACAGACCGTGCCCGTCGACGCGCAGACGCCCGAGCTCGTCGACGTGATCGAGTGGCTCGGCGAACTCGTGCGGCAGGTGGACTCGAGCCTCGTCGACGAGTGGTCGGCGCTCATCGCACCGCCTGACGACCCGGATGCCCCGATCGTCCCGCCCGCGCCGCCGTCGGTGCTCACCAACCGTCGTGCGTTCGTCGTGCTCGTGCGCAACGAGCTCTTCCGGCGCGTGCAGCTCGCCGCGCTGCAGCGCGACGACGAGCTCGTCGAACTCGATCCCGACGTCGATTGGCCCGCCGCGCTCGACCGCTACTACGACGAGCACGACGAGATCCTCACGGGGGGACCGGCGCGCTCGCCGCGACTTGTCACGATCGACGACGCGGATGCCGCGGCATCCGGTGTCTGGCGCGTCGAGCAGACGATCGACGACCCCGACGGGAATCACGACTGGCGCATCCGCGCCGTCGTCGACCTCGGCGCGTCGGAAGAGGAGGGCACCGCGGTCGTGCGGGTCACCGAGGTCGCGCGGCTGTAG